In Zingiber officinale cultivar Zhangliang chromosome 1A, Zo_v1.1, whole genome shotgun sequence, the DNA window TAGGTATTATACTATGCCTATATTCtggcctgcgagccgagagtgtgttcggccttcgtgccgctATTGTATCCCGACCCGCGAGCCGAGGGAGTGTTCGGCCTTCGTGCCACTGTTGTATGCCGGCTTGCGAGCCGAGGCTGTAGTCAGACAGTGCGTCGCCTTGCGGATCCATATCGCGCCCAGCTTCGAGCCACCGGAGCCAGCTACTCACCTGGTGGACATTTATCTACTATTCAGGGtcacgacgactcgatcagcTCACCCACCTATCCAAGGGCGCCCCCCGGGgctagggtacgttctcgtactcgtcacttattttattgatttattttatgCGGCTACTTATATATCCGTGAGACCCGCCTCGAGtatcgaggtaccagagaccggggcaactTGGTCGCTAGCTACAGGTACTGTTGACCGGAGGACTTCAGACAACTTGGTAAACATAGAGGACAACTCACCATCCAGGTCATGGAGATGTGGTCAACATCCCAGCCACGTCATCCCGGCGCCTCCGTCTTcccagcttcccgacaggatcatatgctattcattgtttatttttgcttattcaaatatattaaaatgttattaaaaaattgactaatgttattcatatgtttTGCATGCCgataaaaaaaagagaagagagagaaaaataatggagaaaagaaaaataatagaaaaagtcaaattgtcaggaggataaaataagaaatgcaCTTAAAAAGGTACATTCTTTGATGAATATCAAAGTAACATaagtcttttggtaaatttagatcTCTACGTGTCATTTGATAAATTActgtaaaatttaataattttagtgCACAAGacagtttcaaaaactttaaatatCGTCATTAATTCCACAGTTAAACATTGTTTGCTTCAAAGCATATCCCATTCAGAATTTAGCACCAATTGAGAAAATCTTGGCACATCAAAAACCAGACTAATTAACACGCTAATTTTATAGTTGACTCTTCGTTTCATACGAAGACCCCTTATTTCGTTGTTAATTAATTACTGACGATCGTCATTAACCATCCTGATTAAATCTTTACTCCTCCCTAATCACATCAGATGGAGTAGCTCCAGAGTGGCACGTCAGCGCCGGAGTCCTCGTCGTCCCAACCGAAGCCGCCACCGCCGCCAGCCGGTGTCTGTACCAGAAATTCCTGGGGCGTTGAATGCATGTCGGCGAAGTCATAGTAGTCCATATCCATGTAGTCGTAACTCAGCAACTCCAGTGCCTTCCCCCCGCCGGTTTCGCTGTGGTGGCCGGTGGCATGGTGCGCCATCGACGGCGTACCCTCCACCACCGTCGACGCCGACGGGTAAGTAGCTGGCGCGACCCCTGTCGCCCCAGAGGATGCGCTGGAGTCGTCCTTCGATCCCAGCGAAACCGGAGGCGGCCGGAACGCCTCCACGGCCTGCGCCGCGGCCCGCGCGATGTCCCTGGAGCTGGAGAACGACGCCGGCACGCGGAGCCGCCACGCCGAGTCAGCGAAGTTGAGGCAGGCGTCGCGGCCGCGGAGCATCATCGCGGCCACGTCGTGCGCGCGCGCGGCCATCTCGGCTGTCGGGAACGTGCCCAGCCAGATCCTCGACTTCTTGTGGGGCTCTCGCACCTCACACACCCACCTCCCCGCGGCGCCGCGCCGACGCACTCCCCTGTATACCGGGTGCCGCGTTTCGTGGAACTTGGTCCTCCCCGCCGGCCGCTTCGGCGGCGCCTCCGACACCGTCGAGTAGTACCAATTCGCTTCCCCTCGGGAATTCGgttcggcggcggcggcggcggcgccgtCATTACCGAGTGACATCTCCATTCGGCGATGCGATACTCCCTAAACGTAAGCAATCGGCTACTTCACCAAATTGGAATCTATGTCTTTTGGGGGGGCAAGATTCGACGAGATATATATAGTGTCGGGCGGCAACGTCGCCGTCGCAACGCGGGCACACGGAGAACAGCTGGAGAAAGGCGAGCAAATCTTAACCCAATCATTAAATTATCTGCAGGGTCAATTACAGCGGACGTGGCGCGTCCGGATAGACGAACCTGGACACTCGAGCGGAACGCCGCCAGCTAAGCCGACACAGGTGGCCCTTCCTTTACTTGATCCATAATCACGATGACAGAAGGTAACTACGAGCTCACACCCAAGGTACCTATTAATTTATCCCAAGATTATTACGAAAGTAAATCACGAATAACTATTAATATTTGGAATAGTAATTAATGTATGAGAGAGATATTTACATcggtgatacggtgcataattgTTGGGTCCGATAAAatcgtgacagtcagaagtcaagaagacgtgatagtcagaagtcaagtgGGCGTGTCAGTTAAAAGTTAAGGGGGTGTGACAattagaagtcaaggggatgtggcggTCGGTAGAGAAGAAGTAGGACTGTGTGACGATATCAGAAACATGGTTCTCAATCAAGTTCTCACATACCAAGACCCCAGATCTGATGCACCCTGCTCTAAGACATGGAGGATAGTTAGGGTAATACCTGGGCGGGATCTGACTGGTCGGGTTCTCACGGCTCAATTACATTCAGGTCTGGTACTCTCAGTAAGCCAATTCCCGGTCAGCCAACTCCCGGTCGGCTCTTGAATGACATATCTCACCACACATCCCGACCCCTCAAGGTTTAGGCTAGGAGTTATATCTAACAGATTAGTCTGAACTGCCCTATTCATACCCGGTCGGGCCAAAAGGTCGAGACAAAAGGTGCTACACGACAATAAGGGCAGAGAATCGTaaccgtctgtcagagaataactaccaaatgtcagggaatattccaacggtttgcggtcatctgcgaatggaaccttccttcaaTGTACAGGAGGATGCCACGTGTCTTCTATCAACCGACAAGTCCAGACGCCCGACATTCTCTAACATCGGTCAGTCTCCAGAGGtacgcattgtcatataaaaaggggcgTCCTCTCCCCTGCATAGGTACACTCTTttcgcacattcgcacttgtcttctacttttctttctccttcgtatACTATTCTTCCAGGGAAAAAATACCTAACTTGAGTATCAGAGGGCCTACTCCAGGGACTTTTCCCCTGATTTCTGGCCTCTAACGtcccgtgtgcttgtctgagtgtgcgcagagttcAAGTACCACCAGTGCAATCATCGTCGTTCGTCGGCACCACATGGGAGTCCATTCATGTAGGTGCATACGAGAAtagtgtcctggtcacccctgtgTCAACACCAGCAATAGCTCATGCGACCTCCGTCTGACTCAAATTCCGAACATAATCACTCAGCTATGTCGATATTCGAACTCAAGATCTCATGATGACAATACCTTATGCCTTAGCCACTAGACTGTCCCGAGAAGGTCAATCATAATCATAGTTGACTTATATTATGATTGATggtttgattggatgatgatgatGCTTTTCCTCGTAATGAGAGTATTCATATCAATTTTTCTATTTAAAATctataattttgaataaaaaattactttagatatctatttttcaataattatatatcaatttttctattttcaataattatatataaatttttctatttttttctctatttgataatgattaataaataaaatatattctttaaaaatttctactatttataaatatataatttagaaaataaagaggatatgtaaaatttttttaaactattttatttaaaatttaatgtaaaatttttaaatagaataTCATATGTGAATACTCAGAGATTAGGATTTAGGGGAACCTGAAATAACAAAAACACACAGGGCAAACTAGATTTGTATTTCTGGATCCCGAATctagtaaaaaattatttaaaaataattcaaagtcAAAACTGATCTCCAAAAATAAGCAGGAGATTCAGCATGCATGAAGCAAGGAGACACAGGTTCCCATACCGTGGGGGTGGGGCACGTGGAGGGTGACTAAGATATCCTATTTATTAGATGCGTTGAGTCGGGATTTAGATCCATGAGAATTTAGTGGAAGTAGATGCATGTTTTTTTAGAACGAAGCAGCACTGCAGCAGCATATCGGGGGGTGCCGCCCGCGCAGTGTGCCACCACGCGGTTTCTTTCTTCGCGAGGTTGTGGGACGACGACGTGGGCGGTGACAGCTGGGAACGTAGAGTGGCGCCGCCCGTCAACTGTTCGCAGCCACCGCCCACCCCACCGTCTTCCCCTGCCGTAAATGCACGCTAATCTGCCTCTTAATAACTCCCtcgatattttaattaatttagtttcgaAGCCTCACTGGCTCCGTCGATTATTTCGCCTTGTTTCGATTCATGGTACTCAGTTTCTAGCTAGTTGCTCGTTGACGGTCCATAATTATTTGGTTCCGAGCCTCtattaagataaaatattttttaaatgccATATCCACATGCACATTCACAATTATATCCCGATCCAAAATTAAATATctcattatttaaatattctaaattacactataaattaaatatttatatagaTCGATCTACTctcaaatatttcaaattttactcttaaatataattttttaaaaaaattttgttaaaaggAATCATCGAGTATAACTCTATACTAGCTGATTTCAAATCACCTCCCCAATATCCCTTTCCAATAAGCAGAGTCGTACCTGTGTTCAACCAGATCTGAAGCGCAtactaaaaaaatactaaaaagtgACCATTTTACTACGATAAATaatgataaaatttaatttacaaataatatatatcaataaatacataaataaactaaaaataatatattatatcaataaaaagttaataaatatttaaaatgattatATAAACATTACTCGTCTAGCTGTTTAGAGATATTTAATCAAATCTGCATAATCTAATTACCGGACTATTTTTTTCTCAATCGATAATATTGATAGCTTATTTAGTGTATCCCATAACAATGAGACCAATGCGGTGACTGCAGTTAGTAGCAAGGCGACAAGCAATAACTACCATGCAATTAGATTGCAGTTCACACAAACGACCGGGGTAGCGTGCGACAGCTACCGTACTACGCAATTAGGTCACGAAAGCAAAGGCCACCCGCTAGCCCGCGTCGCATGAGATAGCCACTACGAGAATCGACATGATTAGGTCGCACAAATGACCATTGTTGCACAATTAGGATACAATTGGTGTCGCGTGTTGCAAGACGAAGAAGATGGTCGAAGAAAAAAATTATGATTATCTCTTGTTCAATGGATCTGTGCCTTGGTAGAAAGAACGTCGAGAAGAAATCACATGCAAAGAAGAGCAACACTAGTGAAGAAATTGCGTGCAAAGAAGAGTCATGCATCAATGTGTGCCTTAGAGCCGTGAGAATAGGTTTAGCGGCCATTTAGGGTCCATGtctctaatttttttatatataataaaaaatgggCCCTTTATTAGGCTGGGCCCTGAGGCGGTTGCCTCTCTGGCCTCATGGAAGTTACGACTCTGCCAATAAGAGATATTTGAAATTGAGAGACATTTGATGAATGCACTCTCTAAATATTTCCACTGTGGATGCTCTTagaataatatttaaatattttttttctaaaatttaaatctatataataataaacattgcTATAGATTAAATGTAGAATTATTCAATATTGATATTGATCTTGTTCGAAAGCGGAGAAGATAGCTAACTGGgaaggtggctctgatgttgagTATTTGAAGACTCTGATTTAACAAAAAGTGACTCTGAGCGATCTTGTGTGTTGCAAGGAGCATTAATGATCGggtagggaaggggtccccggtgtaaaccctccgacgctcaaatcagtaaTCGATTCGAGTAGATGAACAGTGAAAGGAACAATAACTATGAGTGTGTAAAACTGTGTAGCATCATGTACCTCCGTCTGTAGATGGGGACCCCCCTTTTTatagttgatcctgtctgagtgcTGAGTCGATGGTTACTGGGGGCGTGGTGCTCTCGTTGACTCCGCGTAGCCCTGTGAGTGATGTAGACCTTCGGTGAGAACCTGTAAGCACAAAACCGAGTCGGGAAAGGGTTCCtgacgatggccctccgacgctcaagtcagcctcCGGCAGCAAGAAATCGAAGTAGAATGACGAGAACTATAGCTACAGTGATGAATCACGCATATCTCCGTTGGAGTCTAGGGTTGGCGTCGTCTGTGGCTGATactggatatcaaattcacttaactctgttgtccacttgatcagtcttccggacgcctctggattgaggaggactctgcTCAGCGATTATTAGTCATCACTATGATGGTATGAGCGAGGAAATACGGTCAGAGCCTCCGAGCAGCAAGGACTAGAGCGAAGGCGAGTTTCTCTAGACCAGTGTAGCAGGATTCAAcgtcttttaatatatggctcaagaagtacacaggCTGTTCCTCGCCGTCTAACCTTACAATTGCAGAGCCGACAGCCTGCTCGGTGGAAGATAAATAAATCGTCAGGGGCTCACCGGCGACCGACTTGACTAACACTGGCAAGGAACTGAGATAAGCCTTGAGCTCcccgaacgctcggtcacattcctcatcccactggaactttgtGGCTTGgcgcaagatcttgaaaaaaggtaggctccAGTCGGCAGACTTCAAGATGAGCCTTGATAAAGCTGTTATCTGGCCGATCAGACGCTGAGCCTCCCTCAAGTTTCTTGGTGGCTGCATATCCTGGAGCGCTTTGACCTTGCTGGGGTTGGCCTCGATGCCTCGCTCAGTAAcaatgtatcccaagaaacgcccactTTTTGCGCTGAACAGACACTTTTGGGAGTTGAGCTTGATTCCGTACGTCCGTAGTGTCTGGCAGGTCTCCTTTATATCTGCACAGAGATCAGTGGCTAGGAGGGGCTTAAttagtatatcatctacatatgcCTCCATGTTGCACTTGATCTGCCGGCGAAACACATTGTTCATAAGCCTTTGGTAGGTCGCTCCAGCGTTCTTCAGgccgaacgacattacgttgtagcagtaggtgtcgtctgccgtgatgaagctaaccttctcctgatcctctcgTGCTAGCATCACCTGGTGGTACCCCTGGTACacatctagcatgcatatcagctcgcacccgacggttgaatccaccatttgatcaattcGGGGTAGCGGataaaagtccttcgggcatgctttgttcaggtcccggaagtcgatgcagaccctccacttgttgtttggTTTAGAGACAAGTACTACGTTcgcgagccagcttgggaactgaacctcacgtatatggcc includes these proteins:
- the LOC122011144 gene encoding dehydration-responsive element-binding protein 1C-like yields the protein MEMSLGNDGAAAAAAEPNSRGEANWYYSTVSEAPPKRPAGRTKFHETRHPVYRGVRRRGAAGRWVCEVREPHKKSRIWLGTFPTAEMAARAHDVAAMMLRGRDACLNFADSAWRLRVPASFSSSRDIARAAAQAVEAFRPPPVSLGSKDDSSASSGATGVAPATYPSASTVVEGTPSMAHHATGHHSETGGGKALELLSYDYMDMDYYDFADMHSTPQEFLVQTPAGGGGGFGWDDEDSGADVPLWSYSI